The Mauremys mutica isolate MM-2020 ecotype Southern chromosome 20, ASM2049712v1, whole genome shotgun sequence genome contains the following window.
ACAAGACTCCAGGTGAGGGTATGGGGAGGTAGTGTGGGTGCAGGAAGCCCCAGCCTTCAGGACGGGGCTCCTGTTATCCGCTAGTCAGTGGCTACGGCAACAGAAATTGGCCAGGAGCATCGGCCACAAATGAGACCCAGGGAGTGTCTCCAGCGGGGAGgtgccctccctgccccaggctcagcccgtcAACAGGGGCAAGACACGCAGCTCCTCCAGCCTGGCCTTGGCAATGGCCTCCCAGCCCCTGTTGGCCTGAGGGTTGCGAGGCGAGGGGTGCATCAAGCCTTCCACCCGCACCTGGAGGCCAGCCGAGGCCAGGGCCTTGCGGGCCCGCTGCTCGGCGAAGCGGCCCACGCCGATCACCATGGCAACACTGAGCAGGCGCACGGCCTGGGCCAGCCCGTCGTCGCAGACCTGCAGCAGGCGCTCGCGCTGGGCGGCCGGCAGGTCGGCCGGCGTCAGGTTCTTGCCGCTCTGGCTCATGAAGAGCAGCGGGCAGTGGTTGTGGACGAAGCAGCGGCGGAAGAAGGCCTCAGGGCCAGGGCACAGCGAGCGGAAGAGGCCCCAGAAGCGGGCACCGCTCACCTCCGTCTGGGGGCACTCCAGCCCCAGGACCGGTCTCTTGGGGTGCTCCTGGGCCGGCTTAGACACCTGCCCACGGATCTGCAGCCACTCCCGGACGTGACGCACCTCCCCAAAGGGCACCTGTGGGGGAACAAGAGCAGGGTCAGAGAGGAGCCTGACCAGCAAGACCCCACCTCCTCCATCAGGGGGAGCCATGGAGCCGGAGCCACAGCCATTGATAGGCTAAAGCCAAGAGCATCAGGGAAGCCAAAGGAGGCAGACACCAtgggaggcagtgttgcctagtggataaaGCATCACATTAGGAGAGTTGGGTGCtggccctggctctgccattggcctgctggatgacctaGGGCAAaatgctttgtgcctcagtttcccctcccaccctttgtctactcagagt
Protein-coding sequences here:
- the SMUG1 gene encoding single-strand selective monofunctional uracil DNA glycosylase isoform X1; the protein is MGSWPPGGRTLSLEEAGDGSMMEQPDAPLGATPVGPSFPQGDVLATQFLEAELEQNVRLRELSFLDPVCYVYNPLEYAWEPHEDYVKRYCRSPKEVLFLGMNPGPFGMAQTGVPFGEVRHVREWLQIRGQVSKPAQEHPKRPVLGLECPQTEVSGARFWGLFRSLCPGPEAFFRRCFVHNHCPLLFMSQSGKNLTPADLPAAQRERLLQVCDDGLAQAVRLLSVAMVIGVGRFAEQRARKALASAGLQVRVEGLMHPSPRNPQANRGWEAIAKARLEELRVLPLLTG
- the SMUG1 gene encoding single-strand selective monofunctional uracil DNA glycosylase isoform X2, translated to MMEQPDAPLGATPVGPSFPQGDVLATQFLEAELEQNVRLRELSFLDPVCYVYNPLEYAWEPHEDYVKRYCRSPKEVLFLGMNPGPFGMAQTGVPFGEVRHVREWLQIRGQVSKPAQEHPKRPVLGLECPQTEVSGARFWGLFRSLCPGPEAFFRRCFVHNHCPLLFMSQSGKNLTPADLPAAQRERLLQVCDDGLAQAVRLLSVAMVIGVGRFAEQRARKALASAGLQVRVEGLMHPSPRNPQANRGWEAIAKARLEELRVLPLLTG